From the genome of Leishmania major strain Friedlin complete genome, chromosome 35:
TCATATCCACGTTGGAAGCGCTTTCGACCCCATCGGCTACATTCGGGGCCCGTCTGAAGAAGGGGTGGAAAAACTCAACCGCTGCGCGGTCTTCCTCGTTTTACTCGCTTGACTTGCCTCTCGTAGCCTTGCACCCACAGTTTTTCAAACTAATGGGCGAGCCCGCGGATTTGAATCTGTACGCActgcctcgctctcgctgccaTCCCATCTTGCTTGTACCGTTTTGGGACCCGCCGGTGGTTACGCGAAGAGAGTCCAGCCAGCAGCAAGTAATGACGTCACTACCATGCCTGCCGATGGGCTATTTTCTGTTCCGTCTTCTACTCTTCGGCATGAAAAGGGTTCAGCGAAACAGCGCTGACTTTCTTGCGTggcgaaaaaaaggaaatATCGCTGCCTGGATGTGGCGAGCAAAAGATGAATTGTATTCTGCATTCTACAAGAGGATCCCTGTCGACATGCCCTTCTACGCGCAGCTATTGCAGTCTTATATTCAGATATACGTTTCAGCCACTCTTTCCCGACACCTTTGCAGCAAAAGAAGCATTGCAGACATAATTTGGACCACCAATGACGCTACTGCTTCAGTTTTGATTTTGgcgccggagctgctggcaCATAGAGAGCTGCTGCAACCAGTTAGCGAAAATGATAGGGTTTCATGCAAAAATCCAGAGACTCTCGCGCAGATTCTTTTCGTGGTGCCGCTCTACACTCGCATGGTCTACGCAATGTCAGAAGAGAGCACCAGCTCTCCGTTCATGGACTGCGCAGCAATCACTTCATCGGATTACTCAGTAGGCTTTTTATCCAAAGCACAGGCTGATATTGAGAACATTCGCAAAACACTTTACAGGAATTGTCTGACGGTTCTACGCGAGTGCTTTTTGTCTTTGGAACTAGAGCCATACTGCAAAAATTCTCACTTCACGTATTGCCTTGAGCTGTGGGCGGTTCTTATGAACCCTTTcgagaagcagcagaagaTGGCCCCGCCGCAATATGTAGCGCAGCATTTCGAGTCCTTTGGCTTTCTCGCAGTTGATGTGTTGAACATGATCGTGAAAAGCTCTTTTGTTTACTCAATGACGGAAGCCGGAGCAAAGGTCCTGAAAAAGTGTTTTCTACTGTTGAGTCAGGACCCCGTGGTAACCCTTCTTGTAGAAATCAACGCATCGCAGCCGTCATCGCATACAGTTGCTGAGATGCTAGCCCGTCATTTTGTTCTGGATTGGATAGGCAGTGATGGTGGTATTCAGCTGCCGAATCTACACGGCAGCACAACTTGCAGCCTTGCTGCTCGAGCATATGTTTCCCTGGAACGATTAATCAACGACGACACGACGGAGGTGATGCGGGGCGAGTTGAAAGAGACACTCAGTTTGATGGAGTGCGTCTTTCCACGAATCACACAGTTTTTGGATACGTGGCGAGCCTCAGAGAAGGCCACACCTAAGAATTCCAAATCTGCTTCGGTGCCCACTATGACAGTTGCTCGGCCGCTCACAGAGAGTGAGAAGTTACATTTTTTTAGAGGTGGCAAAGGAAATCCGAAAATTTTTGCAAAAGGCTTGCGTCTACCGATTCGGAACGGACGCGTACCTGGAAATCGTGACGCAGTGTTGAAAACGAGCCTGCGCAACGAAATACCGGCGCTGCTAGGTTTCTCCAGGTTCTTGGACTCTCTCATCGCGAAGATTTTGGAAGAATACTACTCGAGCGTAATCCCTAAGTGCGATCATGGGCACAACTTGTATCTTACTTACTCGAAGAATTACGCTTGCACGCACCACGCGCGTGAGCCAGCAATTTGGGAGTGCAGTATTTGTGAAAAAGTCTATGGTAGCTGTTGCAGAGGGCTTCCTTGTCGGGCGAACGGTGAGCGGCTTGTCACGTGCAATGGAGCAAgcagtgcagcgcagcagtgcaTCGTATGTGGCCAAGTGGTTTGGGAAGACAGCCTCATGTTTTGCCTACAGCACGGAACCGGAGCCTATTTTTGTCCAGATTGCGCCTCTCGTCCTTTCAGTCATCTGTCGATGCGCTGGATTGCGTCGTACCGAACTTGGGCTGTGGTGGTCGGACTCTTTTTTCTGTCCATTTTCATAAGCTTCCTAGCTTGACGTTTCGCAGTCACCCCGACGCTTGTGTAGGACGCTAAGCCAATCATACGAAGGCTTGTATTCTGCTTTTGAGAAAGGCGGCCGACTTTTTTGTGGTGTTGGCGGGTGTGTCTACTTTTGTGTCTTCCAAATGTGAATTACCGTAATTCACCCCAATATACCAGTCAGCAGTTAAAGTTGTGAGTGGCACTTGGAGCCATCAATTTTTCGTTCTGAGTTAAAGAAAAAGTGAAACTCTGGAAAACGAAACAGGAAATGATATGCGAAGTCGGCAGACGAAGGCCAACACCTTTACTTGCTGCACCGGGGAAAGCTAGAGAATTTGATATCAGTGTGCGacgcagaaaaaaaaacacatGCTGATCGGCGGCTCTACAGTTTTAGAAGTTCGGAGCATATTGCGGGTCATAAGATTCTTATCGAAATGATATTTTCCGCTTCTCGTGAGTCTCTTCGCCTTTTTGTAAACCCTTGGTGCAATTCAACAATCACTTGTTTAGCGCTGCTTATCCTAAGCTATGTCTGCCTCACAGGACAGTGAGCACATCAATTTGCAATGATGACTATTTCTTTGAGTTTCTGAGTGCTAATCTTCACCTCCCTGCGCCTCTTTATCCCTTTCATCTTCGCATATTTTACTCATGCTTCACGACCAACAGCGTCGATAAACGTTTGGTTTGCAGTGGAGTTTCTTTCGGGCGAACAAAGAAATCAGGGCTAGCTGTTGTGGAACTTTTCCATCTGTCACATCACTTTTTCCCAAAGGAtaagctgcggcagccgtgctTTTCCCTTTACCTAGTTACCCTACCTAGTGCTTCTTGCTCTTCTCACCGTTGCCTTGCGGAGTTTCCCCTAAGGAAAACAATATCTTTGCTGCTCCGGTATCGCTTTGTGTCAGGTTTCCAAGCGCCTCCGTGCCCTTGCCCGTCATGGAGGAACTCCCCTTGCTCCGAGCCAAGGAGAAGCAAGTGAGGGAGACAACAGGGCCGTCTGTAGGACCGGGGTCCTACGATCTAAATAAGCGGGCCGTTGCCAACTTTAGTTGTGCACCTTTCAACAGCACCAGTCTTCGACAGAATCTCCTGTCTGCCGACCGCGAGTTTCCTGGGCCTGGTGCATACAACGTTCTCGCGGCGCCGAGCAGCCAGGCTTTCGGGTTTGGGTCACAGCCCTTTGTCTCGGAATCCTCTCGCTTTGTCGCAGCAAACTGCAACGACACCCCTGGACCTGGCTCCTACGATGTCACGAATTATGGGAGCACCCGCAAGAATCCAAGATCATACACGTTTTCTGGACCATATGAGAGTGCACTCGACAGCGGGCTTGCTGGGAGCATCGGCCCTGGCAGCTACAACCCCAACTACGCCGCTGCAGACCGCAGGTTTCCGAAAGCGGCCGAATTTGCCAAGTACAGTGGCCGGAAGCCGATGAGACTACCAGCGGCCCCGGGCCCGGGAAGCTACGATCCACTGTTAGAGCCGCGATCGCTTGCCGCAATGAAGCCGTCCTCAGTGTTTGTAACGAAAACCAACAGATCTCTGTGTGGTGTCAACGGCCTCCGCGATTCTCCTGGGCCCGGCACTTACGAGATAGGGATGGGCTCAGAGCGAGGCGGGACAATTCCGCGCGAGTATTTCTCGGCCTTTGGCTCATCCTCTTCTCGGTTCTTCCACGGAAAGGAGGGCGATGCGCCGGGACCCGGAGCGTACACAGGGGAGATTGCTCCGCGTCGTTTTCGCCCGATCGCCAgaagcagctctgccgctTTCGTTTCCGCCTACCAACGTTTTCCAGGTTTGATGGCGGCGCCAACGCCGGGTCCGGGAGCCTACGACGCACGACGCCCACGCCGGCACCAGGATTTTGGCGAGCCCATGCCGTTTGGATCAACAGTACCCCGATTCAGCCCGGTGTGGTCGCAGCGCCCGCAATCGGAGCCGCTCATCTTTTCGGGAGACCCCTACAATGGCCGGGCCCCGAGCAAGCGAAGAGCGCGTCCTTTCATACCAGGAAAGATCCAGCCATcgagcgcgccgcctccgctgcaggACCGGTCGTACGATGTGCGGTACGACTGGCCAAAGCCGGCGTCTACGGTGAACACCACGTTTGGCGCGTCGGAACGTCCGCCTCTTCACTGCACCAATGCAGTTCCTGGCCCAGGCAGCTACGGCGAGTTGGGTGACACAGCTCCTGCTAGCCGTCGCTACGGCAACTCCAACTGGGGCCGCGATGTGCGGTTCACCGAGGTGGCACCGTTTTCAGGAGCGCCGGATCCTGGCAAGTACTATCACGCCAGCACCTTTCTCAAGAAGACCTTCAATTCTACAATCGGCTCCGACACTGTATGGATTGAgtagcggcggctgcgccgtgcTGTGTCTTTGCTTGCGCGGGAACCGGATGTAATATATCGACTGCCGAGC
Proteins encoded in this window:
- a CDS encoding conserved hypothetical protein (previous protein_id=AAZ14616.1) — its product is MEELPLLRAKEKQVRETTGPSVGPGSYDLNKRAVANFSCAPFNSTSLRQNLLSADREFPGPGAYNVLAAPSSQAFGFGSQPFVSESSRFVAANCNDTPGPGSYDVTNYGSTRKNPRSYTFSGPYESALDSGLAGSIGPGSYNPNYAAADRRFPKAAEFAKYSGRKPMRLPAAPGPGSYDPLLEPRSLAAMKPSSVFVTKTNRSLCGVNGLRDSPGPGTYEIGMGSERGGTIPREYFSAFGSSSSRFFHGKEGDAPGPGAYTGEIAPRRFRPIARSSSAAFVSAYQRFPGLMAAPTPGPGAYDARRPRRHQDFGEPMPFGSTVPRFSPVWSQRPQSEPLIFSGDPYNGRAPSKRRARPFIPGKIQPSSAPPPLQDRSYDVRYDWPKPASTVNTTFGASERPPLHCTNAVPGPGSYGELGDTAPASRRYGNSNWGRDVRFTEVAPFSGAPDPGKYYHASTFLKKTFNSTIGSDTVWIE
- a CDS encoding conserved hypothetical protein (previous protein_id=AAZ14615.1); protein product: MMDFRDVAAEEQIRSFVEYFDRVNYPLQPLSTETKAFFGRFFGGNGFVTFCDLLLGSYCERYLAEDEEMCWMDYANLEPTKSFAVTLLSLIHPSSTFISTLEALSTPSATFGARLKKGWKNSTAARSSSFYSLDLPLVALHPQFFKLMGEPADLNLYALPRSRCHPILLVPFWDPPVVTRRESSQQQVMTSLPCLPMGYFLFRLLLFGMKRVQRNSADFLAWRKKGNIAAWMWRAKDELYSAFYKRIPVDMPFYAQLLQSYIQIYVSATLSRHLCSKRSIADIIWTTNDATASVLILAPELLAHRELLQPVSENDRVSCKNPETLAQILFVVPLYTRMVYAMSEESTSSPFMDCAAITSSDYSVGFLSKAQADIENIRKTLYRNCLTVLRECFLSLELEPYCKNSHFTYCLELWAVLMNPFEKQQKMAPPQYVAQHFESFGFLAVDVLNMIVKSSFVYSMTEAGAKVLKKCFLLLSQDPVVTLLVEINASQPSSHTVAEMLARHFVLDWIGSDGGIQLPNLHGSTTCSLAARAYVSLERLINDDTTEVMRGELKETLSLMECVFPRITQFLDTWRASEKATPKNSKSASVPTMTVARPLTESEKLHFFRGGKGNPKIFAKGLRLPIRNGRVPGNRDAVLKTSLRNEIPALLGFSRFLDSLIAKILEEYYSSVIPKCDHGHNLYLTYSKNYACTHHAREPAIWECSICEKVYGSCCRGLPCRANGERLVTCNGASSAAQQCIVCGQVVWEDSLMFCLQHGTGAYFCPDCASRPFSHLSMRWIASYRTWAVVVGLFFLSIFISFLA